One genomic region from Yamadazyma tenuis chromosome 4, complete sequence encodes:
- a CDS encoding uncharacterized protein (EggNog:ENOG503NW5K; COG:I), with product MLLFKPRYSMGGIRYLGMTAGGGYAATLEIAREDVNKILESQDRSSYLLAQYMPEPTRDAFLAIRAFNLEINKIAPKQSSGPSPLGVSAVDLKFKFWSDLLTRIFTNPDSDTNIGEPIAFLLRDALRNNLNLELSCLHQFLQSRRHFLNSSGFNSTDDICAYGEGTYSQLNYLTQGLLLSPGISPSAISLLEHSRRLQGLVSDVAAHIGQATAVASMVLGSKYYASKNSVTVPVDVMTRHDVSQEQFLRLAQGHDQDMAATRQSLQNCFYDVAVVANDHILTARQKLQEIREETAKVVKSNPNDKLLQKNHRKWRHGIPDVIFLPFMVSIPTTLYLRRLEKNDFDIFAPAMDAKEWRLAWTSFRGYYQRRI from the coding sequence ATGTTACTTTTCAAACCTCGGTATTCAATGGGAGGAATCCGATACTTGGGCATGACTGCTGGAGGTGGTTATGCTGCAACCCTTGAAATCGCCCGAGAGGACGTCAATAAGATTCTTGAGTCTCAAGATAGGTCCTCCTATTTACTTGCTCAGTATATGCCCGAACCTACGAGAGATGCATTTTTGGCTATTCGTGCCTTCaatttggaaatcaatAAGATTGCCCCCAAGCAATCCTCCGGCCCCAGCCCTCTAGGGGTGTCGGCGGTGGAcctcaagttcaagttctggaGTGATTTGCTCACACGAATCTTCACCAATCCCGACTCAGATACCAACATTGGGGAGCCCATAGCATTTTTATTGCGAGATGCCCTCCGCAACAACCTTAACCTCGAGCTCTCATGCCTCCACCAGTTCCTCCAGAGTCGGCGGCACTTCTTGAACTCTAGTGGGTTTAATTCCACTGACGATATATGTGCGTACGGGGAAGGAACTTACTCACAGCTTAATTATTTGACACAGGGACTTTTACTTTCGCCGGGCATTTCACCTCTGGCAATTCTGCTCCTCGAGCACCTGCGCCGTCTCCAAGGCTTAGTGAGTGATGTGGCGGCACATATAGGCCAGGCTACTGCTGTTGCATCGATGGTATTGGGATCCAAGTACTATGCGTCCAAGAACTCTGTGACGGTACCGGTTGACGTGATGACCCGTCATGACGTGAGCCAAGAACAGTTTCTCCGGTTGGCGCAAGGCCATGATCAGGATATGGCAGCTACTCGGCAACTGCTCCAAAACTGTTTTTACGATGTCGCagtggttgcaaatgaCCATATTCTTACTGCCCGTCAGAAGCTCCAAGAGATCCGTGAAGAAACCGCAAAGGTGGTGAAGCTGAACCCTAACGATAAGCTTCTCCAGAAAAATCATCGAAAATGGAGACATGGTATACCTGATGTAATCTTCTTACCGTTCATGGTGTCGATTCCCACCACTCTTTATTTGCGTCGGTTGGAGAAAAATGATTTTGATATATTTGCACCGGCTATGGACGCAAAGGAGTGGAGGTTGGCGTGGACTAGCTTCCGTGGGTACTACCAGCGGCGTATTTAA
- the SAP9_2 gene encoding aspartyl protease (MEROPS:MER0005351; EggNog:ENOG503NXPH; COG:O) has product MAAATQVETTVVPTEQPGFFALNFEIQRGNSKTDMGTERTPRLIRRMLSDEEQASSPLFERGRKVWRRDFFEMTLENADTFYLTELEIGSNGDKNQVLVDTGSSDLWVMAHDVDCHAESSSASTKKRDLGLHVGDIFVHPHEDSISPTKTEKLQGKANANSILSAFGITTDSPFGGSGGSGSGSGSAVAVAVATDSGSTTNTCTSYGSFNTANSESFTRNSSAPAFSIRYADGTSAEGIWGYDDVKISNATVNNLSFAVSNDTSSNIGVLGIGLAMLEVTYSSGTSNAYTYENLPARLASQNIIAKNAYSLYLGSSDSKTGTVLFGAVDHAKYSGTLQTVPIVNTLESYGYESPIRLEINVDEISLTNSDSVQVNSNGYTALLDSGSTLSYFPQSLLEKTASTLGLDYSNSVGAYLIDCDVSGDTSIDFTFSGINISCPISHFVVQVTSGTCAFGILAQSSSSDYLLLGDNFLRNAYVVYDLEDLTISLAQVNHSDEEDIEVISSNIPQASSVVSAATAANSGGSESTASGSVTLSNSDTDSSRDSGAIRMVPKLMTAAAFVGVILAL; this is encoded by the coding sequence ATGGCTGCTGCTACTCAAGTTGAAACGACAGTGGTACCGACCGAGCAGCCGGGTTTTTTTGCCCTCAATTTCGAAATCCAGCGGGGCAATTCCAAGACTGATATGGGGACTGAAAGAACGCCGAGACTCATCCGTCGAATGCTCTCTGACGAAGAACAAGCATCGCTGCCACTCTTCGAACGAGGGAGAAAGGTCTGGCGTCGGGATTTCTTCGAGATGACTCTTGAAAATGCCGATACGTTCTACCTTACCGAGCTTGAAATTGGTTCTAACGGCGACAAGAACCaggttcttgttgataCGGGGCTGTCGGATTTATGGGTGATGGCACATGACGTGGACTGTCATGCTGAGTCATCATCAGCGTCAACCAAGAAGAGAGACCTTGGACTTCATGTTGGAGATATCTTTGTACATCCACACGAAGATTCCATCTCCCCCACCAAAACAGAGAAACTCCAAGGGAAGGCAAATGCCAACTCCATTTTGAGTGCTTTCGGCATCACCACCGACTCCCCGTTTGGTGGTAGTGGCGGTAGTGGTAGCGGCTCCGGCAGTGCCGTTGCGGTTGCCGTTGCCACCGACTCGGGTTCCACTACAAACACATGTACGTCTTATGGCCTGTTCAACACCGCGAACTCAGAATCCTTCACCAGAAACTCGCTGGCACCAGCTTTCCTGATTCGGTACGCGGACGGTACCAGTGCTGAAGGGATCTGGGGCTATGACGACGTCAAGATCAGCAATGCCACCGTCAATAACTTGTCATTTGCTGTGTCCAACGATACTTCTTCCAATATCGGCGTGCTTGGAATCGGATTAGCCATGCTTGAAGTCACATACTCCCTGGGTACATCCAACGCATACACGTATGAAAACTTACCGGCAAGACTTGCATCTCAAAATATCATTGCCAAAAATGCCTACTCTCTCTACCTTGGGTCTTCGGACTCCAAAACTGGTACGGTTTTATTTGGAGCTGTGGACCATGCCAAGTATTCGGGAACCCTCCAAACCGTTCCTATTGTTAACACCCTTGAATCATACGGGTACGAAAGTCCTATTCGGTTAGAAATCAATGTCGATGAAATCCTGTTAACCAACTCAGACTCAGTGCAAGTTAACTCTAACGGGTACACGGCACTCTTGGACTCGGGTCTGACCTTGTCATATTTCCCGCAATCATTATTGGAGAAAACTGCGTCTACACTTGGTCTTGACTACTCCAACTCGGTGGGGGCATACCTCATTGACTGTGATGTCAGCGGTGACACCTCCATCGACTTCACCTTTAGTGGCATTAATATCTCGTGTCCCATCTCCCACTTTGTGGTGCAGGTGACTTCCGGTACCTGTGCGTTTGGGATATTGGCACAGAGCCTGAGCTCCGACTATCTTCTTTTGGGAGACAACTTCTTGCGCAATGCCTATGTGGTTTACGATCTTGAGGATTTGACCATCTCGTTAGCTCAAGTGAACCACAGTGATGAGGAGGATATCGAGGTGATTTCCTCCAATATTCCTCAGGCTCTGTCCGTGGTATCCGCTGCCACCGCTGCCAACTCCGGTGGTTCTGAGTCCACCGCGTCTGGGTCAGTGACCTTGTCTAATAGTGATACCGATAGTAGTAGAGACTCTGGGGCTATTAGAATGGTGCCCAAGCTCATGACAGCGGCAGCATTTGTCGGGGTGATTTTAGCATTATAA
- the SAN1 gene encoding Ubiquitin-protein ligase (COG:O; EggNog:ENOG503P2EW), with protein sequence MPPDPQPNTPNPQTDAPNPQTPNDPPVDNSFTRSIHNLLRQTAQRFRGATGPSTEESTGTSHPSVREDDSSAIVITINYLFSDENNPSNPNRSGSLVLTLPNNSSTRNPRTLDEFISLATQMAYSTIVNGLQKEKKGLTTERFMSFPFKGLDEIEERDCSICLEAFEEPVVSDIGQEPPAKRRRVDKSSSVPIFASQTSSDSHGFAVRYLKDMTEELGHQPVQLPCKHVFGRSCVCEWLKSHVTCPLCREVVSKDEDESQPPVDTDMAPGDDSQFGILNTTFAGPNVRVVTRTGLDQIRSMVSASAARRAVSTMGSPSPPAPTDPSDESRATASGLDESNERGNEIYSQVINYFRRSMQEPLFPTEVSSRRTADGVETTSSGTYSRPPGSLDSSNTAVSASMAIPILMSNLRPTTESRTEVQSQTSATEEVLDFLNLRSLADDANTSVPPPAPVSSTRESSSGSGSSESPAEGPTPSERPASPE encoded by the coding sequence ATGCCACCAGATCCTCAACCTAATACCCccaatccacaaacagatGCTCCCAATCCACAAACGCCAAATGACCCACCCGTCGACAACAGCTTCACACGGAGTATTCATAACCTCCTTCGGCAAACGGCACAGCGGTTTCGTGGGGCCACTGGTCCATCCACCGAAGAGTCCACCGGTACTCTGCACCCATCCGTTCGTGAGGACGACTCAAGTGCCATTGTCATCACTATCAACTACTTGTTCTCAGACGAAAATAACCCATCCAACCCCAACCGGTCCGGATCTCTTGTGTTGACGCTTCCCAACAACTCCTCGACTCGGAATCCCCGTACCCTCGACGAATTCATTCTGCTTGCTACACAAATGGCCTATTCGACCATTGTCAACGGACTtcagaaagagaaaaagGGGTTGACCACAGAACGGTTCATGTCGTTCCCATTCAAAGGCTTGGACGAAATTGAGGAACGGGACTGTTCTATTTGCCTTGAAGCTTTTGAGGAGCCGGTAGTTTCAGACATCGGACAAGAACCTCCTGCCAAAAGAAGACGTGTGGATAAGTCTTCTTCGGTGCCAATATTTGCATCTCAAACATCTTCTGACTCCCACGGATTTGCGGTTAGGTACCTAAAGGATATGACCGAAGAGCTCGGACATCAACCGGTGCAGTTGCCCTGTAAACATGTGTTTGGTCGGCTGTGTGTTTGTGAATGGCTCAAAAGTCATGTGACATGCCCCTTGTGCCGGGAGGTTGTTCTgaaggatgaagatgagtcTCAACCGCCAGTTGATACTGACATGGCTCCTGGTGATGATTCCCAGTTTGGAATTCTCAATACCACCTTCGCCGGGCCCAACGTGCGAGTGGTAACGAGAACTGGCCTTGACCAAATCAGGTCCATGGTAAGTGCCAGTGCCGCCAGAAGAGCTGTGTCCACTATGGGCAGCCCTTCACCACCGGCTCCCACTGACCCCTCTGATGAATCAAGAGCTACTGCTTCGGGGCTAGACGAAAGCAATGAACGTGGAAATGAAATCTACTCGCAAGTCATTAACTACTTTCGCCGGTCAATGCAAGAACCTTTGTTCCCAACTGAGGTTTCCAGCAGGCGGACAGcagatggagttgaaacCACGTCATCGGGGACATATAGTCGACCTCCTGGTTCTCTAGACAGTTCTAACACCGCCGTGTCTGCATCGATGGCCATTCCCATACTCATGTCAAATCTTAGGCCCACGACTGAGTCCCGGACTGAGGTGCAGTCTCAGACCCTGGCAACAGAGGAAGTGttggatttcttgaaccttCGAAGTCTCGCAGACGATGCAAATACATCAgttccaccaccagcaccagtATCATCCACTAGAGAGTCGTCATCGGGCTCCGGTCTGTCTGAATCCCCTGCTGAAGGACCTACTCCCTCCGAGAGACCTGCATCACCAGAGTGA
- a CDS encoding peptidyl-prolyl cis-trans isomerase (EggNog:ENOG503NXIP; COG:O): protein MKVEPVRTQAFMDVSIGGKPAGRIVVELFEDMAPLAALNFINLCTNTDGYTYKHNYFHRVIKNFMIQAGDVVNCVDGKPYTDDSVGTSNISTVNGEKLFPLENQQEPLDASFKLCTANANAAANGSQFFITTHPQSHLNGKHTVFGRVVHGKWAVRQIEQVNTNPNNCPTENEKVVIEDCGIWEESMSVPVFNSCADTTGGDIYEEYPDDDEQIDKESSESVFNASTIIKESGTLLLKQGRKQDALFKYHKCLRYVMEYIPDDEQEPQWYEKYYDLRKKLYLNMALVYLQVGEPTRAIDFASYLLDLKASTAERAKAHYRRGLAYVAKNQFSEAVNDFTEASKYVPNDEAIKRELKRAEDSIEKKKRTEKARYAKFYQ from the coding sequence ATGAAGGTAGAGCCAGTGCGTACCCAAGCATTCATGGATGTGTCCATCGGCGGCAAGCCGGCCGGCCGTATAGTGGTTGAACTCTTTGAGGACATGGCACCATTGGCCGCCCTAAACTTTATCAACTTGTGCACAAACACTGATGGATACACCTACAAACACAACTACTTCCACAGagtgatcaagaactttatGATCCAAGCTGGAGATGTGGTGAACTGTGTGGATGGAAAACCATACACAGATGATTCTGTTGGCACCTCCAACATTTCTACCGTCAATGGCGAGAAGTTGTTCCCGCTCGAAAACCAACAAGAACCTCTCGATGCCCTGTTCAAGTTGTGCACTGCCAATGCCAATGCTGCTGCCAACGGTCTGCAGTTTTTTATCACCACCCACCCACAAAGTCACTTGAACGGAAAGCATACGGTCTTTGGCCGTGTAGTGCACGGGAAGTGGGCTGTTCGTCAGATCGAGCAGGTTAACACCAACCCCAATAATTGTCCTACTGAGAACGAAAAAGTGGTGATTGAAGACTGTGGTATTTGGGAAGAGTCGATGTCGGTGCCCGTGTTCAACTCATGTGCTGATACCACCGGTGGTGACATCTACGAAGAGTACCCTGATGACGATGAGCAAATCGACAAGGAATCGTCGGAGCTGGTATTCAATGCGTCTACCATCATTAAAGAAAGCGGAACTTTGTTGCTCAAACAGGGCCGCAAGCAGGATGCTTTGTTCAAATACCACAAATGTTTGCGGTACGTGATGGAGTATATTCCCGATGATGAGCAGGAACCTCAGTGGTATGAAAAGTACTACGACTTGAGAAAGAAGCTCTACCTTAACATGGCCCTTGTGTACCTTCAAGTAGGAGAGCCAACACGGGCAATTGACTTTGCCCTGTATTTATTGGACCTTAAAGCATCCACTGCGGAGAGGGCCAAGGCCCACTATCGTCGTGGACTCGCGTATGTCGCTAAGAACCAATTCTCAGAAGCGGTTAATGATTTCACGGAAGCATCTAAGTATGTGCCAAACGATGAGGCTATTAAGAGAGAATTGAAGCGGGCAGAGGATTCGattgagaagaagaaacgtACTGAAAAGGCCCGGTACGCCAAGTTTTACCAGTAG